One window of the Candidatus Zixiibacteriota bacterium genome contains the following:
- a CDS encoding Transcriptional regulator, ArsR family yields MDSRTQARLEARAGIIKALAHPTRLFLVEILSKNEMCVNELTSMIGADISTVSRHLSVLKAAGIVGTEKRGAQVYYRLKVPCILNFFGCVEEVIKTSVKDQKRHLLPIIK; encoded by the coding sequence ATGGATTCCCGAACCCAAGCCCGACTGGAGGCCCGAGCCGGCATTATTAAAGCCCTGGCTCATCCCACCCGGCTCTTTTTGGTCGAAATCCTATCCAAGAATGAGATGTGTGTCAACGAGTTAACCAGTATGATTGGCGCCGATATTTCCACTGTTTCCAGACATTTATCGGTCCTCAAAGCGGCTGGAATTGTCGGGACGGAAAAGCGCGGCGCCCAGGTTTATTACCGGCTCAAGGTCCCGTGCATTTTGAATTTCTTCGGCTGTGTCGAGGAAGTGATAAAAACCTCTGTTAAGGATCAAAAACGGCATTTATTGCCGATCATTAAATGA
- a CDS encoding Permease, protein MLKQFADFLVFTVLGLTPGSRLGEALDFFIYDTIKIFLLLITIIFAVAVIRSLFPPEKTRRLLSHRRVYIGNVLAALLGVVTPFCSCSAVPLFIGFVESGVPLGVTISFLISSPMVNEVALILLWGLFGWKIALIYIGTGLFVAITSGIVIGRLKMERYVQDYVYQIKVGNGNEEKLGWKARITYAREYTQTLFKKIWLYVIIGIGIGGFIHGYAPEGFLLKYAGPDNPLGVPIAVLIGVPLYSNAAGIIPIVHALMEKGMAFGTVLAFMMAVTALSLPEAIILKNVLKTRLLATFFGIVAVAIIVVGYLFNAII, encoded by the coding sequence ATGCTGAAGCAATTTGCCGATTTTCTGGTCTTTACCGTTCTGGGGCTTACACCCGGCAGTCGTCTGGGTGAGGCGCTCGACTTCTTTATCTATGATACCATCAAGATATTTCTGCTTCTCATTACTATAATTTTTGCGGTCGCGGTTATTCGTTCTCTATTTCCACCTGAAAAAACCCGCCGTCTTCTTTCCCACCGCCGGGTATATATAGGCAATGTGCTCGCGGCGCTTCTGGGGGTTGTCACGCCCTTTTGTTCCTGCTCGGCGGTGCCGCTGTTTATCGGTTTTGTGGAATCGGGGGTGCCCTTGGGCGTCACAATTTCCTTTTTGATTTCATCACCGATGGTCAATGAAGTCGCCCTGATCCTTCTCTGGGGGCTGTTCGGCTGGAAAATCGCCCTGATTTATATCGGGACCGGTCTATTTGTGGCGATAACGTCGGGTATCGTAATTGGACGATTAAAAATGGAGCGGTATGTGCAGGATTATGTCTATCAAATAAAAGTCGGGAACGGGAACGAAGAAAAATTAGGATGGAAGGCAAGGATTACCTACGCCCGGGAGTACACCCAAACACTCTTCAAAAAAATATGGTTGTATGTCATAATCGGGATCGGGATCGGCGGATTTATTCATGGATACGCGCCGGAAGGATTTCTTCTCAAATATGCCGGGCCGGACAATCCCTTGGGGGTGCCGATAGCAGTCCTGATCGGGGTTCCCCTTTACAGCAATGCCGCTGGGATTATTCCGATTGTTCATGCTCTGATGGAGAAAGGGATGGCATTCGGGACGGTCTTGGCTTTCATGATGGCGGTCACGGCGCTTTCCCTGCCGGAAGCAATAATTCTCAAAAACGTATTGAAGACCAGGCTTTTGGCAACTTTTTTCGGAATTGTCGCCGTAGCGATTATAGTTGTAGGTTACCTGTTCAACGCCATCATCTGA
- the yjjK gene encoding fused putative transporter subunits of ABC superfamily: ATP-binding components (Evidence 2b : Function from indirect experimental evidences (e.g. phenotypes); Product type t : transporter), producing MAEQYIFTMLGLNKFYGQKQVLKDIYLSFFPGAKIGIVGENGSGKSTVLKIMGGLDDNFQGKAELSQGYRSGIVNQDPLLDMDLTVRQTLEGAFSKTMALLDEYNSLTEKLAEPLSDDEMQKAMDRMGELQDKLDASDAWNLDQKLKLASDALCLPDDDRLIKTLSGGEKRRVALCKALLEQPDLLLLDEPTNHLDAETVDWLENQLKDYPGTVIIVTHDRYFLDNITRWILELESGRGIPYEGNYSSWLEQKLEKLSKDEKKDSPRARALGRELAWIRMSNKERHELSRNRLIEYEQLIAREAAADKDDGTVIQIAPGPELGHQVVEFKNVSKQLGNNLLFENLSFIIPRSAIVGVIGPNGTGKTTLFRMIVGEEKPDKGDAVVGQTVKLAYVDQDRSFLEGDKSLVAEIGEGLDEIMLGKRAVPVRQYLARFGFKGPDQQKTIAELSGGERNRAHLAKVLKVGGNLLLLDEPTNDLDVNTLRMLEEAVLNFGGSVMVISHDRFFLNRICTHVLVFEGEGKVRFFEGNYQEYEEWRVKELGGKLLDNRRNRYRKLIKA from the coding sequence ATGGCGGAACAATATATTTTTACGATGCTCGGTCTGAATAAATTTTACGGGCAGAAACAGGTCCTCAAAGATATTTATCTTTCCTTCTTTCCCGGCGCCAAGATCGGCATTGTCGGGGAAAACGGATCGGGAAAATCGACCGTCCTTAAGATTATGGGGGGACTCGATGATAATTTTCAGGGAAAGGCCGAGTTGAGTCAGGGGTACCGCTCCGGAATTGTCAATCAGGACCCTCTGCTGGACATGGACCTGACGGTCCGTCAAACCCTGGAAGGGGCCTTTTCCAAAACCATGGCGCTTCTTGACGAGTATAATTCACTCACGGAAAAACTGGCGGAGCCGTTATCCGATGATGAGATGCAGAAGGCCATGGATCGGATGGGTGAGTTGCAGGACAAACTTGATGCTTCCGACGCCTGGAACCTGGATCAGAAATTAAAATTGGCCAGTGATGCTCTCTGTCTTCCTGATGATGATCGTCTAATAAAGACTCTCAGCGGTGGCGAGAAAAGGCGCGTGGCGCTCTGCAAGGCACTTCTGGAGCAGCCGGATCTGCTTCTTCTCGATGAGCCGACCAACCATCTCGACGCCGAGACGGTCGATTGGCTGGAAAATCAGTTGAAAGATTACCCCGGCACCGTAATTATCGTGACCCACGACCGCTATTTTCTGGATAATATCACGCGATGGATTCTGGAACTGGAGAGCGGACGGGGGATACCGTACGAGGGGAACTACTCCTCCTGGCTGGAACAAAAACTGGAAAAATTATCAAAAGACGAAAAGAAAGATTCACCCCGCGCCCGGGCCCTGGGACGCGAATTGGCCTGGATAAGAATGAGCAACAAGGAACGGCACGAACTTTCCCGCAACCGCTTGATAGAATATGAACAATTGATAGCGCGGGAAGCGGCCGCGGACAAAGATGACGGAACGGTAATTCAGATTGCCCCCGGCCCGGAACTGGGCCACCAGGTGGTGGAATTTAAAAATGTTTCCAAGCAATTGGGAAATAATCTTCTCTTTGAAAATTTAAGTTTCATTATTCCTCGTTCCGCAATTGTCGGTGTCATCGGACCGAACGGCACCGGAAAAACAACCCTTTTCCGTATGATTGTCGGCGAGGAAAAGCCTGACAAGGGAGACGCCGTTGTCGGACAAACCGTCAAACTGGCCTATGTCGATCAAGATCGTTCTTTTCTGGAGGGGGATAAGTCACTGGTGGCCGAAATTGGTGAGGGACTCGATGAGATCATGCTGGGAAAAAGAGCCGTCCCGGTGCGGCAATATCTGGCCCGCTTCGGATTCAAGGGCCCCGATCAGCAAAAAACCATTGCGGAACTCTCCGGCGGCGAAAGAAACCGCGCCCATCTGGCCAAGGTCCTGAAAGTCGGCGGCAATCTGCTTCTCCTCGATGAACCGACCAACGATCTCGATGTCAATACGCTGCGCATGCTCGAAGAGGCGGTGCTCAACTTCGGGGGCTCGGTGATGGTTATAAGCCACGATCGGTTTTTTCTCAACCGCATTTGTACCCATGTGCTGGTTTTCGAAGGCGAGGGCAAGGTTCGCTTCTTCGAGGGCAACTATCAGGAATATGAAGAATGGCGGGTCAAGGAATTGGGCGGGAAACTGCTGGATAATCGACGCAATCGCTATCGAAAACTTATTAAAGCGTGA